TGTTGTCACAGGGGTACGAGGTAACGCCTGTCAGTCCGAAACTGGCCGGGCAGCAGCTGCAGGGACAACAGGTGTATGGCACGCTGGCGGAGATCCCGTATCCGATCGATATGGTCGATGTGTTTCGCAACGCTGAGGCCGCCTGGGAAGTCGCGCAGGAGGCGATTGCCATCGGCGCGAAAACACTGTGGCTGCAAATCGGGGTGATTAACGAGCAGGCTGCAGTACTGGCCGGTGAGGCAGGGCTGACCGTGGTGATGGATCGCTGTCCAAAAATTGAGATACCGCGTTTAGGTTTAGCCAGAAGCTGATAAACAAAACCCCGCAGCGGCGGGGTTTTTATTTAATGGCGCAGACGTGGTGCCTGCAGCTGTCGACGGATGGAGGCCGCCAGCGCATCAAGAGAGGGTTGTTCCGGGTGCTCCCCCTGTGTTTCCCAGGATAACTGCGATTCAGCAAGATAGGTATGGATTGGCTGTCCGTTGTCATCTTCCATAATCACATGATACCAGGGAGCGGCGCGCAGCGCTTCGCTATCCGCCAGCTCATCACTGTCTAAATCCGCTAATGAGTATTCCGGATCGACATCAACCACCACCCCGAGATAACCAAGCAGCCGGTGGCGGACTTGTTGGCCGATACCAAATTTACTGGCAATCATTGTGACCTCCTGAGAAACATTGCCCTGCCTCCAATATGGGGACAGGGACTTTGTTTTCAAGTCACAGAACGCGGCAGGCAAAGCCCTTCAGATACATACCTTCCGGATAGCTGGCGATAACCGGGTGATCAGCGGCCTGACGGAACTGCTCTATAAATTGTACATCACGGCGCGCATCGAGGGCGGCATCCGCGATGATTTTTTGAAATAAATCAGTTGCCATTAAGCCAGAACAGGAGAAGGTCAGCAACATGCCGCCTGGATTCAGCAGCTGCATCGCCAGCATATTGATGTCTTTGTAGCCGCGGCAGGCGCCTGCCAGCTGATTTTTGTTTTCAACAAATTTTGGTGGATCCATCACAATCAGGTCGAACTTCTCGCCGCTGTCGCGGTAGGTGCGCAGCAGTTTAAAAACATCGTCGCGCAGGAATTGCGCTTTTGACAGATCGAGGCCATTCAGCTCGACGTTCTGTCGGGCGATATCAAGCGCCGCCTGCGAGGTGTCGACGCTAATCACTTCACTGCAGCCGCCCATCAGCGCAGAGACAGCAAAACCACCGGTATAGGAGAAGCAGTTAAGCACGCGGCGATCTTTGGCATAACGACGTGTCGCCAGACGACTGTCGCGCTGATCCAGATAGTAACCGGTTTTATGGCCGCCCTGAATATCCACCAGCAGCTTCATGCCATGTTCGGTAATCGGCAGCAGTGGCGGTGGCAGCTCACCGCAAACCACGCCCTGCGTCAGCTCCAGTCCCTCTTTCTTACGCACCGAAACATCAGAGCGATCATAGATGGCGCAGTCCGGATAACATTGTGTCAGGGCGGCAATCAGCGGTGCGCGCTGGTACTCAGCGCCAGCGGAGAGCAGTTGCAGTACCAGGAAATTGCCAAAG
This is a stretch of genomic DNA from Winslowiella toletana. It encodes these proteins:
- the rlmI gene encoding 23S rRNA (cytosine(1962)-C(5))-methyltransferase RlmI encodes the protein MTVRLILAKGREKSLLRRHPWVFSGAVARLEGKASSGETIDVCDSQGKWLARAAYSPQSQIRARVWSWEQDESVDIDFFVRRLQAAQLLRDWLARRDDLDSYRLIAGESDGMPGVTIDRFGNFLVLQLLSAGAEYQRAPLIAALTQCYPDCAIYDRSDVSVRKKEGLELTQGVVCGELPPPLLPITEHGMKLLVDIQGGHKTGYYLDQRDSRLATRRYAKDRRVLNCFSYTGGFAVSALMGGCSEVISVDTSQAALDIARQNVELNGLDLSKAQFLRDDVFKLLRTYRDSGEKFDLIVMDPPKFVENKNQLAGACRGYKDINMLAMQLLNPGGMLLTFSCSGLMATDLFQKIIADAALDARRDVQFIEQFRQAADHPVIASYPEGMYLKGFACRVL
- a CDS encoding CoA-binding protein codes for the protein MNDQTIADVLRSTKRIALVGASDNPSRPSYGVMAYLLSQGYEVTPVSPKLAGQQLQGQQVYGTLAEIPYPIDMVDVFRNAEAAWEVAQEAIAIGAKTLWLQIGVINEQAAVLAGEAGLTVVMDRCPKIEIPRLGLARS
- the hspQ gene encoding heat shock protein HspQ; the encoded protein is MIASKFGIGQQVRHRLLGYLGVVVDVDPEYSLADLDSDELADSEALRAAPWYHVIMEDDNGQPIHTYLAESQLSWETQGEHPEQPSLDALAASIRRQLQAPRLRH